The segment TTAAAAAAATGGCTCCTATGTCTTTATGCAAGATTGATTCAGAAATTCCCACGATAGCTCTTTTCAGATATTTTGCCGAGCCCCGAAAACCGCTTACGGAAAATCTGAAAAAACTCTACTCAAGTGACGGAAAAAGCGAGGATTGGGCTAAGCTTGAAGAAAAGCTGAAAGAAAGCAAAAAAGAAGATCTGATAAAAAAACAGGTAGAAAACCGGGAAGAAGATATTGAGGCAGTCAGACAAGGCAAAGGAAATTTCCGGAAACCAGAGCTGGGAATAATTATTACACAGCTGGATATCGGAAAAGTCGTCCCGTTTGGAGAACTCGCAAAATCAATGGAAAAAGAGGCGATGGAACAGAGAGAAAGGGCTGCTGAAAAAGTCCAGGTATTGAATGTCAACGAGAGAAGCAGTGAGCTTATGGAAGCAGTGGTAAAAGACGAGAACGGAAAAACAAAAACAATACCCACCGGCAGAACAAGAAAACAAGCTGACGAGATTGTCATGATCCAGCAAAAAAAGATTCAAAAATCTGTCAAAGAAGTTCAAATCTCTTTAACGCCGGAAAGCCAAGACGCAATTTCTGCAATCGTTGGCGGAATCGTTAGAGCGGTAAAGGAGGTAAAAAATGGCTGATAAAAAAGAAAAGCCGGAAGAGAAACCGGTAGTTATAGGAAAGCTTCCCTCTTCGCTTTGGTGGTTTATAGTTTTAATTTGCCTTGCTGTGTTCTTTCAAAGGGCATACTTAATCCATGCAGCAAGAACAGGAGAAGAAAAAAGGAAAGAGAAAACACAAGCTGTCATTCCTCATTTCGCCAGCACCGGTGTCTTGAAATGGAAACATTCCGGTAAAATAAATCCGGAGCAACGACGCGAGGCGAACATAACGGTTGCCGCAAATCGGACGCGAACCGACATGATTCTGGAACGCAAAGGGGTGGGCAGATTTGAGGGAAAATCCCTTGACGGAATCGTGTATGAAGGAAGTTGGACGGGAGCGGACCGGCATGGCGGCAAGTTTAAACTGGTCTTTGATTCTCCAAACCATGCCATAGGCTGGCATGAAGACTCGGAGACAAAAGAAAAAATCCCCACTACCTTTTCACTTAATGGATAGCGAGGAGAAAAACCCAAAAGGGGTTCGTGTTAAACACGAACCCCTTTTTCTATTCCAAATAAATACCGCTCTTAATCACCAATCGGAATAATCCATGTAAGTGTCTGAATTATCCTCTTCGGGCGGATTCCAATAATAGTAATCGGCGGAATAATCTCCCGTTGCGTCATATCCGTAATCGTAATAAGTGTCTGAAGGGCTTTGCCCGAAAACCGTGTCCTGTAAAATCCGGATAAGCCCCCAAAAAGAAAGCAAGACAAAAAATCCTATAAGCCCGTATATCAGAAAATTTTTAGCCGATTTTCTTTTTTCGGGATTATTCGCCGTGGTGATGTATCTGAGAACTCCGAAAATAAAAACCACAGACGCGACAAGCCATAAAAGCTGTATTATCTGAAGCACGATGTCCGTGCCTCTTTCAAAAACTTCCTTAACAGAAGCTGCTGCGGCAAAAAAAGGCAAAAGAAAACAAACAGCGCACAAAGGCAAAAATACGGAGTACGATTTTATGTTTTTCCCAAAGGACATCAAAATGAATCGACAAAATTTTGAATAATCATAAGCACGCCCTGACTGGAAATCATCAAAGCCATTCCAATTAAACCCCACGCCAGATGCTGTTTCCCTTTTTTTCTCTTCTCTTCGTTATCGGCCGAATAAATCATTTCAACCACGCCATAGATAAAAACCATAATAGCCACCGCGAAAATAAAAATCACGAATGGCTGTATGGCTTCTTCTATAATGGTGTTTATAACTTTATCCATTATATGAGTTTTCGGTTATTAGAGGCTAATGTCAGGAAAATTCGGACTGCCTCCTGTCTGGATACCGAAAGTATCGGCAAAAATCTGGATTATTCCCCAGAAAGCGACCATAACGAAAATTCCGATAAGTCCGTAGATGATAAGCCCTCTTGCTTTCTTCTCATTCGCTTCATCTCCTCCGGCAGTAACGTATTTCACTATGCCCCACAAAAACACCGCGACGGCGAGAAGCATGAAAAGCGGAATAATCCCGTTCGCCAAACTTTTAAGCGTATCAAGAATAGATTCAAGGTCTGAGGCGGCGAAAGCGCAAAGCGGCGCAAATCCCACAATTGCCGGAATAAACGGAGAAAATCTGGATAATTTTTTCATATTATGATTTTTAATTGATAATTTTAATGATTCTTTTTTTCGACCTTATTTTAAAATTTGACTGCGATTATTAAAGTTTTTGCGCGAAATCCGATACTGCCGCCGCTATAGCGTAAGCGCCCAAAAGCACCGCCGCGCCGATTACCGCGTAATAAAAAGTGCTTCTAGCCTTTTTAAGCTGCTCAGTATCGCCGCGCGCCGTGGTAAAAAGAAACCCGGACCAAATTACCATAAGGGCCGCGATTATACTTCCTATTTTAGCGACAAGCGCGGTAATTTTTTTGACAATGACTGAAAAATCAGAAGTGCCTATGGGGTTTTCAAGCCCGGTACCCCCGCTACTTTCGCCAAAACCGACAGCCTCGCAAACAGCAAATACCGGCAGAAAAATCAAAACCGCCAGCAAAAACGCCGGAAACAAGCAGTTCATATTTTTATACAAGAATACTTTCATCTTCTCTTAAAATAATTTTAACCTAAAGCGAGCAGGAAGGAAACTGGTTCCACGATTTATACAGACTGAACCCGGGGTCAAGCAGAAAACCAAGTATCGTATTGATTACGGCGTAAGCCGCGAAAGCGATAACAATGCCGGTTGCCGTAAATTTAAAAATGTTTTTCCCTTTCTCAATTTGGCTTGAATTATCTCCTCCCGTCATAAAAATAATTCCCGCCGCGGCAAAAGACAAAACGGACAAAGGCAAAACTATATTAAAAGCAAGAAATTTTACAAGATTGCCCGCAAGCTCGGCAAACTTGCAAAAATCGCACGCAGGCTGTCCCGCGCCGCCGCAAGGCACTATCTTTGCCGCTCCAGCCAAAAGAGGAAACATCAAGAAAAAAACAGTCAAGATGTTTACTCCCAAAATTTTTATATTTCTCCCCATTGCTCCTCTATGTTTATTCCAATTTATCCATCTCTTCCGCCAAAAGGATTTTGGCGTCGCGGATTGCCGAAGAAACATTTTTCTTTCCGCTCACCACCGAATCAACCATGTTTTTAAAAATCAAAGAAACTGCCGAAGGATCGGGTTCAAGCCACGACTTTGAACGTATGGCTGCTTTGTAAAATGTTTCCATAAAAGGATTATCCTCAACTCCTTGTCCTGAACTTAAAAGGGCTCTTTTAACCGGAGGCAAATAAAGATTCTCTTCTATCATCTTTTGAACTTCGTCCGAGCTGAAAACCGAAGCCGCCAAAAAGGCCTTGGAAGCGTTTGCGGTCGATTTCGAAACCGCCATAACGTAAACACGGCCGAAAGTAGACTGGGTTGCCGAATCTTTGACCTGCGGGACTTGATAAACATCAAAATTCAGATGGGGGTTTTTACGGACAATTTCCCTCGCTTCGCTCGCGTATCCAAAATACACGGCAAGTTTTCCTGACACAAAAAAATCAATGTCCTCCGGCAGCGCCCTGTTCCATGAATAAGAAATCTTTGTCGGATTTGAAAAACTCGTGAAAAAATTCAAAGCGCTCGCCGCGGGGTCAACCGACGAGTCCCCTCTCTCTCCGAAAGAAAGCTTGTTTGTTTCCGGATCAATAATTTTATTCCCTGTCTGGAGAAGAAGGAGCGAAAAAACTTCTTTGGCGTTTTTTATGTTGGAAAATTCGCCCATTGCTCCGCCCGACTTCAAAATATTTCCCGACTCGTCTTTTTCCGTCATGGCTCGCGATTGATTTAAAAATCCGTCCCAGGTCGCCGACGGGTTCGCTATGGCGGCTTTTGAAAAAATATCTTTGTTCCAATACAAAACCAGGGGATCAACACAAAAAGGCATTCCGGCAATGCCGTCTTTTTTCATAAAAAGAAATCCGCTGTCTACAAAAGTATCCCGAAACGTCCTTTCGCTTAAAGATTCATAGGGTATAAAAAATGCCTTGCTTCCGTGCTTCAAAAGAAGGTCCTGAGGCAAAAACCATAAATCGGGGCCGGTGCCCGAAGCTATGGCATTAACAAGTTCGGTTTCGTAAGTGGCAGGGTCTTTTTCATAATATTTTATGGAAAAAGACTTTTGGTTCTCGGAATTGACCGCGTCAATTATCCTGCCCCACGAATCTTCGGAAAACACTCCCCACATAGTAAGGTCTGCGGGGGGTTCCGAACTTTGGCCGGGAAGCCACGGTAAAATTCCCGACAAAACGAGAAAAGATAAAAGAACCAAAGCTCCTATTGCGCCGTAAAGCGCTATTTGAAATTTAGACATATTTTTTAAAAAACTTTTTTGTAAACGCCGGTGTCGGGCTTTATAAACGCCATTCCGTAATGGCTGTCTCCGGCGTCAAAACTTTTTAGAAATTCAAAACCCGCTCCGGAAAAAAGCGCCCGCAAATCTTCTTCGCCGGTTCTCAGGCTTGGAGGAGGGCCAATGCCGACAACAGACAATTTCCATTCCACTGCCGCTATTTTTCCTCCGGGACGCAAAATTCTAAACGCTTCTCTTATCGCCGCTCCCTTATCTTCCATCTGAAAAAGCGAATTGGAAATCAGCACAAAATCAACAAGAGAATCCGCGAGCCCTGTGCCTTTTTCTTTTTCCAAATCAACGCGGCTGAATTGCGCATTGGTAATGCCTTCAACCAAAAGTTTGCTCTTTAACGCTTCAAGCACTTCTTTCTGTATGTCAAAAGTATAAACAATCCCGCTTCTTCCCACTCTTCTCGCCATCTCGCCCGTAAAATGGCCCGAGCCGCAACCAAAATCAGCAACCTTCATGCCGGGTCTCAAATCCAAATCAGCTATTATTTTCGCGGGATTCAAAAACATTTGTTTTCCTTTTTCTTAAATTCTAACACAAAAAAAGGGCGGAAAAACCGCCCGGGTGTGCATAAGAATTTAATTTTTCTAAAGGCAAGTTATTGATGCCAGCTTGTCCCCCTCTTTAAGGGTCATCACTTTCACCCCCTGAGTCTGCCTGCCGGAAACATGAATTTCCGAAAGATGAGTTTTGATTATCTGTCCTTTTTTGGAAATCGCGATAATTTCTTCAAGCTCCGGTTCAAGAACTTTCGCGGCTGAAAGCACTCCTGTTTTTGAAGTCACCTTCGCGGTTTTAATTCCGGAACCTCCCCTCTTCTGCAAACGGTATTCGCTCACTTTTGTTTTTTTGCCAAATCCTTTTTCGCTTAAGGTAAGAACATATGTGTCTTTTTCTTTGGAAGCTATCACGTCAGAACCCACAAGCTCGTCTCCCGCTTTAAGCCTGATGGCGCGCACTCCCGCCGCCTGCCTGCCCATCTGCCTGACATCGGATTCCTTAAATCTTATTGCCTGGCCTTTGGCGCTCACAAGAATCAAATGGTCTGATGAAGAAACAATCCGCGCCCATCCGAGCTCGTCTCCTTTTTGAAGCTTAATCGCGATAATTCCGCTCCTTCTTACGTCTTTAAACTGCGAAATCGGAACTTTTTTAACGACTCCTCTTCTCGTGACCATTGCCAGAAAAGTTTTATCCTCATTTCCGGTTTTCGGCATTAC is part of the Candidatus Paceibacterota bacterium genome and harbors:
- a CDS encoding pilin yields the protein MSFGKNIKSYSVFLPLCAVCFLLPFFAAAASVKEVFERGTDIVLQIIQLLWLVASVVFIFGVLRYITTANNPEKRKSAKNFLIYGLIGFFVLLSFWGLIRILQDTVFGQSPSDTYYDYGYDATGDYSADYYYWNPPEEDNSDTYMDYSDW
- a CDS encoding methyltransferase domain-containing protein; protein product: MFLNPAKIIADLDLRPGMKVADFGCGSGHFTGEMARRVGRSGIVYTFDIQKEVLEALKSKLLVEGITNAQFSRVDLEKEKGTGLADSLVDFVLISNSLFQMEDKGAAIREAFRILRPGGKIAAVEWKLSVVGIGPPPSLRTGEEDLRALFSGAGFEFLKSFDAGDSHYGMAFIKPDTGVYKKVF
- a CDS encoding extracellular solute-binding protein, coding for MSKFQIALYGAIGALVLLSFLVLSGILPWLPGQSSEPPADLTMWGVFSEDSWGRIIDAVNSENQKSFSIKYYEKDPATYETELVNAIASGTGPDLWFLPQDLLLKHGSKAFFIPYESLSERTFRDTFVDSGFLFMKKDGIAGMPFCVDPLVLYWNKDIFSKAAIANPSATWDGFLNQSRAMTEKDESGNILKSGGAMGEFSNIKNAKEVFSLLLLQTGNKIIDPETNKLSFGERGDSSVDPAASALNFFTSFSNPTKISYSWNRALPEDIDFFVSGKLAVYFGYASEAREIVRKNPHLNFDVYQVPQVKDSATQSTFGRVYVMAVSKSTANASKAFLAASVFSSDEVQKMIEENLYLPPVKRALLSSGQGVEDNPFMETFYKAAIRSKSWLEPDPSAVSLIFKNMVDSVVSGKKNVSSAIRDAKILLAEEMDKLE